Proteins encoded together in one Chitinophaga sp. LS1 window:
- a CDS encoding peptidase domain-containing ABC transporter, translating to MKYPYYRQHDLMDCGPTCLRMIAKFYGKSYGAEYLKKKCQQHRYGTSLLGISEGAESIGFKTLAVKIDFDTFVKKAILPCIVLWDQVHYVVVYKVSATQVLIADPARGKLKLTANEFKEKWLSIKEETIRSGVVLLLDPAANFNDAEEDEPEHKAGIDLKNVLAHFGRLKTLIAQLGLGMLVGMVLQLILPFLTQSLVDVGIAGNDLNFVTIVLVGQLMIFLGSTVVDFIRSYILLHVGTRVNISLLTEFFMKLMKLPMSYFDSKMTGDTMQRLGDHNRIQSFFTNTLLTTAFGIVNFIVFTFLAVSYSAQLFFIFLGGSILYLFWILIFMPVRKRMDFRQFSLNAGNQSLTIEMIQGMQEIKLNNAEKQKRWKWEIIQARIFKLSIRNLFINQFQSAGAMLINQAKNILVSFIAAREVINGNISLGGMMAIQYIIGQLNSPIQQIIQFIQALQDAKISMERINEVHKMEDENAPGKVLLEGLPASKHIELNNVSYMYPGSNDNYVLKNIQLQIPEGKTTAIVGTSGSGKTTLLKLLLRFYNLEEGEIRVGGSRLSQYNTGVWRGKCGIVMQEGYIFSDTIAANIAVADETPDYDRLLHAIKVANLQTFIDSLPMGMNTKIGSQGNGVSQGQKQRILIARAVYKDPDYILFDEATNSLDANNERVIMNNLESFFEGRTVVIVAHRLSTVKKADNIVVLRDGQIKESGTHESLLELRQEYYELVKNQLELGN from the coding sequence ATGAAATATCCTTATTACCGTCAACATGACTTGATGGATTGTGGACCCACGTGCCTACGTATGATTGCTAAATTTTATGGTAAATCTTACGGCGCGGAATATTTAAAGAAAAAATGCCAACAGCATCGTTATGGGACATCCTTACTTGGAATCAGTGAAGGGGCCGAGAGCATTGGATTCAAAACCCTCGCTGTCAAAATTGATTTTGACACATTTGTAAAGAAGGCCATTTTGCCTTGCATTGTTCTTTGGGATCAGGTACACTATGTTGTCGTCTATAAAGTCTCGGCAACGCAGGTTTTAATTGCTGATCCGGCCAGAGGAAAATTAAAACTTACAGCGAATGAATTCAAGGAAAAGTGGTTAAGCATTAAAGAAGAAACGATCCGCTCCGGCGTTGTTTTACTATTAGATCCTGCAGCAAATTTTAACGATGCTGAAGAGGATGAGCCAGAACACAAAGCGGGGATTGATCTGAAAAATGTATTGGCACATTTTGGCAGGCTCAAAACCCTGATAGCCCAACTGGGACTGGGTATGCTGGTAGGAATGGTATTACAGTTAATCCTGCCGTTTCTTACCCAGTCATTAGTGGATGTTGGCATTGCAGGTAATGACCTGAACTTTGTCACGATTGTATTGGTGGGGCAGCTCATGATTTTTCTGGGAAGTACAGTCGTGGATTTTATCCGTAGCTATATACTATTACATGTGGGTACAAGAGTGAATATTTCTCTGCTCACAGAGTTTTTTATGAAATTGATGAAGTTACCTATGTCATATTTTGATTCCAAAATGACAGGGGATACCATGCAACGATTGGGTGATCATAATCGCATTCAATCCTTTTTCACGAATACCTTGCTAACTACTGCTTTTGGCATCGTCAACTTTATCGTATTCACTTTTCTTGCTGTTTCATATAGCGCTCAACTGTTTTTCATATTTCTTGGTGGTAGCATCTTATATCTGTTTTGGATACTAATATTTATGCCGGTAAGGAAGAGAATGGATTTCAGGCAGTTTAGTTTAAATGCGGGCAACCAGAGCCTTACGATCGAAATGATTCAGGGAATGCAGGAAATCAAGCTCAATAATGCCGAAAAGCAAAAGCGGTGGAAATGGGAGATTATTCAGGCCAGGATATTTAAACTAAGCATTCGCAATTTATTTATTAATCAGTTTCAGTCAGCAGGTGCGATGCTGATCAATCAGGCCAAGAATATCCTGGTTTCATTTATTGCTGCCAGGGAAGTGATTAATGGAAATATATCATTGGGCGGCATGATGGCCATTCAATATATCATCGGACAGCTGAATAGCCCTATTCAACAAATTATTCAGTTCATACAGGCATTGCAGGATGCTAAAATCAGTATGGAACGGATTAATGAGGTGCATAAAATGGAGGACGAAAATGCTCCTGGCAAGGTGTTGCTCGAAGGATTGCCAGCCAGTAAGCACATTGAGCTGAACAATGTTAGTTATATGTACCCTGGTTCAAATGATAATTATGTATTGAAGAATATTCAGTTACAAATCCCTGAGGGAAAAACGACTGCTATTGTAGGTACTAGTGGGAGCGGTAAAACAACGCTGTTAAAACTACTGCTAAGATTTTATAACCTCGAAGAAGGTGAAATCAGGGTAGGGGGATCCCGGCTTAGTCAGTACAATACTGGTGTGTGGCGCGGAAAATGTGGTATTGTTATGCAGGAAGGTTACATCTTTTCGGATACAATCGCCGCCAATATTGCAGTGGCAGACGAAACGCCTGACTACGACAGATTATTGCATGCTATCAAAGTAGCCAACTTACAGACCTTTATTGACTCTCTGCCCATGGGCATGAATACAAAAATTGGTAGCCAGGGTAATGGTGTTAGCCAGGGACAGAAGCAAAGAATTTTAATTGCCAGAGCTGTATATAAAGATCCCGATTATATCCTGTTCGATGAAGCTACGAACTCGCTGGATGCTAACAATGAGCGGGTTATTATGAATAACCTGGAGTCCTTCTTCGAAGGACGTACTGTAGTGATTGTAGCGCATAGACTGAGCACGGTGAAAAAAGCAGATAACATAGT
- a CDS encoding DDE-type integrase/transposase/recombinase, whose amino-acid sequence MGHEFRHDSQSTVVAAWKMAIRNSSVGERMIFHSDRDAKYASQECRNLLRGTSVKQSMSRKGNCRDVLGYLSPEEFGKSIFKHAA is encoded by the coding sequence ATGGGCCATGAGTTCAGACATGACAGCCAATCCACAGTGGTCGCAGCATGGAAAATGGCAATCAGAAACAGCTCAGTGGGGGAAAGAATGATCTTCCACTCAGACAGGGACGCAAAATATGCTTCTCAGGAATGTAGAAATTTACTTAGGGGCACGTCCGTAAAGCAAAGTATGAGTCGGAAGGGCAACTGCCGGGACGTGCTCGGTTATTTGTCCCCTGAAGAATTTGGTAAATCTATTTTTAAACACGCAGCTTGA
- a CDS encoding IS3 family transposase, translating to MCMVFQVGRSGYYNWLPREPSLLARSREKMSEKFEIIFHRSKGRYGSPKIVKELKSQRLYASRPEVARVMKKKGFRSIITGKFKVCLYNR from the coding sequence ATGTGTATGGTTTTCCAAGTAGGCCGTAGTGGTTATTACAACTGGCTCCCCAGGGAACCGTCATTACTTGCCAGAAGCAGGGAAAAGATGAGCGAAAAGTTTGAGATAATCTTTCATCGGAGTAAAGGTCGGTATGGAAGTCCCAAAATAGTGAAAGAACTCAAATCTCAGAGATTGTATGCTTCCAGGCCGGAAGTAGCACGAGTAATGAAAAAGAAGGGGTTCCGAAGCATTATTACAGGCAAGTTTAAAGTCTGTCTGTACAACAGATAG
- a CDS encoding DDE-type integrase/transposase/recombinase: protein MSENLLNREFTSEHTSEKWVSDLTYIRTKNGWLYLTVIMDLFDWEIIGWAMSSDMTANPQWSQHGKWQSETAQWGKE, encoded by the coding sequence GTGTCCGAAAACCTGTTAAACAGAGAGTTTACCTCAGAACATACTTCTGAAAAATGGGTATCGGATCTGACTTACATCCGAACGAAGAACGGATGGCTTTATCTTACTGTTATTATGGATCTTTTCGACTGGGAAATAATAGGATGGGCCATGAGTTCAGACATGACAGCCAATCCACAGTGGTCGCAGCATGGAAAATGGCAATCAGAAACAGCTCAGTGGGGGAAAGAATGA